AATGCGCCGGGATCACCGTCAAACCGGGTGACATCATCGTAGCCGGTGAAGACGGAGTCGTGCGCGTGCCGCAGGAGAAGGCCGCCGAGGTGCTGGCGAAAGCGCGCGAGATCGACGCGCGGGAGACGAAAATGGTGCCGATGATCAAGCAGCACAAATCCCTGAGAAAAGTGATCGATCTCTTCAACCGGATTTGAACCGATCCTGGACTACGGTTCTGCCGGCTGTTTCGGCAGCGAGAGAACGAGGTCGTGCTGGTGCGTTCCGCGGCGAACCGTCACCGGGACGCGGTCGCCATAATTTCGATTCAGATTCAGGTGCGCGTGAAGCTGGGGAATGGTCATGTCGCTGTCCAGGCCGTCGAACTTCACCACCACGTCGTCCTTTTTGAGCCCGGCCTGGCGGGTGTAATCGCCCCAGATGAAGGTGACGAGCACCGCCATCTTCCCGGCGGGCAAGCCGAGCTTCTTGCGCTCGTCCTCAGGAAGCTTGTTTCCCCAGAATCCGGCGTTGGGCCCCGCCACGTGCAAGGACTCGCGCCAGGACGGATCTGGCGTGCGGCGCCACGCGCTGGAGAGTTTCAACATCGGTCGCAACGTTTGGCCGCCGCGCTGAATTTCCAGCGGCAAGCTGGCTTGGGACGGCGTCAGCTCCAACACTCGCGAGAAATCGGCGAAGGTCAAAATGCGCTGTCCGTCCGCCGAAACCACCGTGTCCCCTTCGCGAATCCCGGCAAGCTGCGCCGGGGAATTGGGGATCACGGCTCCAACTTTGTTCTGCACATCCGAATCGAGTTGGATGCCGACGGCTGACGGCGCGGGATAAGTAAACACGAGTTCGCGGGAGAATCGTCCGAGTTGCTGCAGAAGCCGCAACTCCGCGACTTTGACGTCGTGGCAATGAATACACGGGCTGTCTTTGCGCCGCGCCATCATCGGGTTCATCGTGGGAATTTCCTCCGGAGTGCGAGCCGGTTCACGGCCTGGCTCGTAGCGGCTCTTTTGCACCTGGCCGCGGCGATGCAACTCCAGCGCCTGCTTCATGACGCGCACCATGGATTCCTTGGTGAGGTGCGATTCGGCGGCGGCGTCCTCGCGCCCGCCGTATCGGGCGTAGAATCGGTCGTTGGCGTCCATGAAGAACGCCATCCATGTCAGGTCGCGCTCGAACTGAAACAAATTGATGTTCACGCTGTTCATCGAT
The sequence above is drawn from the Verrucomicrobiota bacterium genome and encodes:
- a CDS encoding PDZ domain-containing protein codes for the protein MNSVNINLFQFERDLTWMAFFMDANDRFYARYGGREDAAAESHLTKESMVRVMKQALELHRRGQVQKSRYEPGREPARTPEEIPTMNPMMARRKDSPCIHCHDVKVAELRLLQQLGRFSRELVFTYPAPSAVGIQLDSDVQNKVGAVIPNSPAQLAGIREGDTVVSADGQRILTFADFSRVLELTPSQASLPLEIQRGGQTLRPMLKLSSAWRRTPDPSWRESLHVAGPNAGFWGNKLPEDERKKLGLPAGKMAVLVTFIWGDYTRQAGLKKDDVVVKFDGLDSDMTIPQLHAHLNLNRNYGDRVPVTVRRGTHQHDLVLSLPKQPAEP